Proteins encoded within one genomic window of Capsicum annuum cultivar UCD-10X-F1 unplaced genomic scaffold, UCD10Xv1.1 ctg78462, whole genome shotgun sequence:
- the LOC124894940 gene encoding uncharacterized mitochondrial protein AtMg00810-like: protein MGVAKPAVTPSDYNVKLTTKKFDDHVKHLQSGEDPPTNQETYQKLVGKLLYLTMTRPNISFSVQTLSQFLQGPKKSRIEAALRVVRYIKNQPGQGILLSSSANERVSAYFDADWASCPHTRRSITGYLVKIGDSIVSWKSKKQATVSRSSAEAEFRSMKDVTAELIWVLVLVKEICLDITLPAEIYSDSKSAIQIAANL, encoded by the coding sequence ATGGGAGTTGCCAAGCCTGCTGTAACACCTTCAGATTACAATGTAAAGTTGACCACAAAAAAGTTTGATGATCATGTTAAACACTTGCAGTCAGGTGAGGATCCTCCGACAAACCAAGAAACCTATCAAAAATTGGTTGGAAAACTACTGTACCTAACAATGACAAGGCCAAATATTTCCTTTAGTGTTCAAACACTAAGTCAGTTTCTTCAAGGTCCAAAAAAGTCTCGTATAGAAGCTGCATTAAGGGTAGTAAGGTATATAAAGAATCAACCAGGTCAGGGCATCCTGCTGTCTAGTAGTGCTAATGAACGTGTGAGTGCCTACTTTGATGCTGACTGGGCATCATGCCCTCATACAAGAAGGTCTATTACTGGTTATCTTGTAAAAATTGGTGATTCAATAGTCTCTTGGAAGTCGAAGAAACAAGCTACTGTGTCTAGAAGTTCAGCTGAAGCTGAATTCAGAAGTATGAAAGACGTAACAGCTGAACTAATATGGGTCTTAGTCCTGGTGAAAGAGATTTGCCTGGACATAACCCTTCCAGCAGAGATATACAGTGACAGTAAATCAGCTATACAAATAGCAGCTAATCTG